The following are encoded in a window of Alkalidesulfovibrio alkalitolerans DSM 16529 genomic DNA:
- a CDS encoding putative bifunctional diguanylate cyclase/phosphodiesterase, with protein MPPSPECEENLAELRERIAYLETARRDILESLDLAAKSGDFRLSPGAFDGPPTMLREVAARVRRLLPVTSLAFWLVDEDTANFDLALCDPDGEARFMNGEFERLSDERIVALALNSERPVTAAGSGGCRHVVHALTTASRVRGLMIGRLADGAGGLPDASLALLTILLQGAASSLEGHELYKLLRTKNEALREGLRRLAVQEEALRGEVAARKAAQGKLELLAQAFVGSLEGMIVTDASGRILEVNPAFTVMTGLSAESVIRRRMRSFLAAAEGRDQFRLMIAELSARGRFEGEVTGRRADGRLFPVWLSASAVRGEDGRIVNYVAVFHDITERKEKEEQIRHQAQHDALTGLPNRTLLLDRLGVAMIRAMRRGCKVGVFFLDVDDFKRINDSMGHPVGDDLLRAVGQRLEQAMRGGDTVARLGGDEFVIMADDLRDQGDVARLCDRITSLFVEPFMAGGIEHHLTISMGVTVYPDDGDEPNMLIRNADLAMYKAKEGGKGRCHIYTPQLTRHAKKRLKLERLLRRAIEKDEIEVFYQPQVDFATGQVVGLEALARWRRKGTLVLPSEFVPLAEECGLIGAVGAVVLRQACIQGALVNGNGHRIRVAVNVSARQLEQSGLVETVTESLDRSGFSPELLEIEITETALMRNEDRARVVLENLRTMGVQVSIDDFGTGYSSLSHLRRFPIKALKIDRGFIQGLPADQNSASIVEAILSMAKSLGLFVVAEGIETPAHHDFLRSRGCDSYQGFLFSRPLPAAELEGFLNSRSR; from the coding sequence ATGCCGCCGTCGCCTGAGTGCGAGGAGAACCTCGCCGAACTGCGCGAGCGGATCGCGTATCTCGAAACCGCGCGCCGGGACATTCTGGAGTCCCTGGATCTGGCCGCTAAGTCGGGAGATTTCCGCCTCTCTCCGGGCGCCTTCGATGGCCCCCCCACCATGCTGCGTGAGGTGGCGGCGCGCGTGCGCAGGCTCTTGCCCGTGACTTCGCTGGCCTTTTGGCTGGTGGACGAGGACACGGCCAATTTCGACCTCGCGCTGTGCGATCCCGACGGCGAGGCGCGGTTCATGAACGGCGAGTTCGAGCGTCTGAGCGACGAGCGCATCGTCGCCTTGGCCCTGAACAGCGAACGGCCGGTCACGGCGGCGGGCAGCGGTGGCTGCCGCCACGTCGTCCATGCCCTGACGACCGCCTCTCGCGTGCGCGGGCTGATGATCGGCCGCTTGGCAGACGGTGCGGGCGGGTTGCCGGACGCTTCGCTGGCGCTCTTGACGATCCTTTTGCAGGGCGCGGCCTCCTCGCTCGAAGGCCATGAGCTTTACAAGCTCTTGCGGACCAAGAACGAGGCGTTGCGCGAGGGGTTGCGCCGCCTGGCTGTGCAGGAGGAGGCCCTCAGGGGCGAGGTTGCCGCGCGCAAGGCCGCGCAGGGCAAGCTCGAACTTCTGGCCCAGGCCTTCGTCGGCTCGCTGGAAGGGATGATCGTCACCGACGCCTCGGGCCGCATTCTGGAGGTCAACCCGGCCTTCACGGTCATGACCGGACTTTCGGCCGAATCGGTCATCCGCAGGCGCATGCGCTCGTTTCTGGCCGCCGCCGAGGGGCGAGACCAATTTCGGCTGATGATCGCGGAGCTTTCCGCGCGCGGCCGTTTCGAGGGCGAGGTCACGGGCCGCAGGGCCGACGGACGGCTCTTTCCGGTCTGGCTTTCGGCCAGTGCGGTGCGCGGCGAGGATGGGCGGATCGTCAACTACGTTGCCGTGTTCCACGACATCACGGAACGCAAGGAAAAAGAGGAGCAGATCCGGCATCAAGCACAGCACGACGCGTTGACCGGGCTGCCAAACCGGACGCTGCTGCTCGACCGCCTGGGCGTGGCCATGATCCGGGCCATGCGGCGTGGCTGCAAGGTGGGCGTCTTTTTTCTGGATGTGGACGACTTCAAGCGCATCAACGACTCCATGGGCCACCCTGTGGGTGACGACCTGCTGCGCGCCGTGGGGCAACGGCTCGAGCAGGCCATGCGCGGCGGCGACACCGTGGCCCGGCTGGGTGGCGACGAATTCGTGATCATGGCCGACGACCTGCGCGATCAGGGCGATGTCGCGCGTCTGTGCGACCGCATCACCTCCCTCTTTGTCGAGCCGTTCATGGCGGGTGGCATCGAGCATCATCTGACCATCAGCATGGGCGTAACCGTGTACCCTGACGACGGTGACGAGCCCAACATGCTCATCCGCAACGCCGACCTGGCCATGTACAAGGCCAAGGAAGGCGGCAAGGGACGCTGTCACATCTACACTCCGCAACTGACCCGGCACGCCAAGAAGCGGCTCAAGCTGGAGCGGCTTTTGCGCAGGGCGATCGAGAAGGACGAGATAGAGGTTTTCTACCAGCCGCAGGTGGATTTCGCCACGGGCCAAGTGGTGGGATTGGAGGCTCTGGCGCGCTGGCGACGGAAGGGAACACTCGTTCTGCCCTCGGAGTTCGTGCCCTTGGCCGAGGAATGCGGGCTGATAGGCGCGGTGGGGGCAGTGGTACTCAGGCAGGCTTGCATCCAGGGAGCCCTGGTCAACGGCAACGGTCATCGCATTCGAGTTGCGGTCAACGTCTCCGCCCGGCAACTCGAACAGTCCGGGCTTGTGGAAACGGTGACCGAGAGCCTGGATCGTTCAGGCTTTTCTCCCGAGCTATTGGAGATCGAGATCACGGAGACGGCGCTCATGCGCAACGAGGACCGCGCGCGCGTGGTCCTCGAAAACCTGCGCACCATGGGCGTGCAGGTTTCTATCGACGATTTCGGCACGGGTTATTCCTCGCTTTCGCACCTGCGCCGCTTCCCCATCAAGGCTCTGAAAATAGACAGGGGATTCATCCAGGGACTGCCTGCGGACCAGAACAGCGCGAGCATCGTGGAGGCGATCCTCTCCATGGCCAAGAGCCTTGGCCTCTTCGTGGTGGCCGAGGGCATAGAGACGCCAGCCCACCATGATTTCCTGCGCAGCCGGGGTTGCGACAGCTACCAGGGCTTTCTCTTCAGCCGTCCCCTGCCCGCAGCCGAACTGGAAGGCTTTCTGAACAGCCGAAGCCGTTAA
- a CDS encoding Hsp20/alpha crystallin family protein, with translation MADLKLWGDSALERLRQDMDGLFDALCADYGLPPLFLPGGLRLRVVERAGCVVVTTSLSGFSPEDIEVVASPRTLTISGKRGVKTPDGIDARAFRREITLPATVDPTAARIDFSPQTLTVTLPKRPQTARDARTGRETL, from the coding sequence ATGGCCGATCTCAAGCTGTGGGGCGATTCCGCCCTCGAACGCCTACGCCAGGACATGGACGGCCTTTTCGACGCCCTGTGCGCCGACTATGGGCTGCCTCCCCTCTTCCTGCCTGGGGGCTTGCGTCTGCGGGTCGTGGAACGCGCGGGATGCGTGGTCGTCACGACCAGCCTCTCCGGATTCTCGCCCGAGGACATCGAAGTGGTGGCCAGCCCCAGAACCCTCACGATCTCTGGCAAGCGCGGAGTAAAGACCCCGGACGGCATCGACGCCCGCGCCTTCCGCCGCGAGATCACCCTGCCCGCGACGGTCGACCCCACTGCCGCGCGGATAGATTTTTCTCCCCAGACCCTGACCGTGACGCTGCCCAAGCGCCCCCAAACGGCCCGAGACGCCCGCACCGGGCGCGAGACCCTGTAA
- a CDS encoding Lon protease family protein, which yields MPARRSSSSRTTAKSASPDAHHALTPEVLRPRVLPESLGFATTADVEPLDEILGQQRGVEAFRFGMGLFRKGYNIFVTGPAGTGRLATVRRLLTELSSEQEAPEDLAYVNNFKHPEQPILLTFPAGQGAGFQKSIKEFLELLKREVPQIFESEDYIQRKNDIAEAHEKRVMAFYKEMEEKVRDTGLVVVNMQMGPFTRPDVLPVVDGQPKRMIELEDMVEHGRFPREEFERLKKKREEVKEQIDHVIQQVKALQKEVTARHEEVDRLVFMSWAQEALRPVREAYPGAKVQAHLDAVLDHMVENLDELRTLGRPVQGPMPGMSFTPPAEAVLHPYQVNLIVDNAEVKGQPVIIESWPTYRNLFGSIERVTDRTGTWRTDFTKIKAGAFVKANGGFLVLNLMDAIMEPGVWQTLKRSLKTELIEIETYDPYYFFTATGLKPEPIPMKVKVVVLGEPRLYWLLRYYDPDTAKIFKVRADWETSMDRSDESTAKVARFVRAQADRENLLPFTAAAVARVVEEAVRMAGRQEKISTAFSRLADLLLEADHFARRANAPAVDAKHVHEAVEARIYRHNQIEERIQEMIDRGSIFVDVSGAVTAQVNGLAVYSMGDYAFGKPSRITAAVSMGKEGIINIEREAEMSGPTHNKGVFILSGFLRRTFSQDKPLSLAASIAFEQSYGGVDGDSASSTELYALLSALSGLPLRQDVAVTGSVNQKGEVQPIGGVNEKIEGFYLCCKRKGLTGTQGVMIPKANVKDLVLAPEVVEAVAKGEFHVFAVATVQEGIELLTGRPAGERDAQGRYSMDSVFGLADATLARLAEGLRDFAAKGEENGEKPKKKGAARGKNAD from the coding sequence ATGCCTGCCAGACGTTCTTCCTCCTCACGCACGACCGCGAAAAGCGCCTCCCCCGACGCACACCACGCCCTAACGCCCGAAGTCCTCAGACCGCGTGTGCTTCCCGAAAGCCTTGGCTTCGCCACCACGGCCGACGTCGAGCCTCTGGACGAGATCCTGGGCCAGCAGCGTGGCGTGGAGGCCTTCCGCTTCGGCATGGGCCTTTTTCGCAAGGGCTACAACATCTTCGTCACCGGCCCGGCCGGAACCGGCCGCCTAGCCACGGTCAGGCGGCTTTTGACCGAGCTTTCCAGCGAGCAGGAAGCGCCCGAAGACTTGGCCTACGTCAACAACTTCAAGCACCCCGAGCAGCCCATCCTGCTGACCTTCCCGGCTGGACAGGGAGCCGGCTTCCAAAAAAGCATCAAAGAATTCCTGGAGCTTCTCAAGCGCGAGGTGCCGCAGATATTCGAGAGCGAGGATTACATCCAGCGCAAGAATGACATCGCCGAGGCGCACGAGAAGCGCGTCATGGCTTTCTACAAGGAAATGGAGGAGAAGGTCCGCGACACCGGGCTCGTCGTGGTCAACATGCAAATGGGCCCTTTCACGCGACCCGATGTCCTGCCCGTGGTGGACGGCCAGCCCAAACGCATGATCGAGCTCGAAGACATGGTGGAGCATGGCCGCTTCCCGCGCGAGGAATTCGAGCGCTTGAAGAAGAAGCGGGAAGAAGTCAAGGAGCAGATCGACCACGTCATCCAGCAGGTCAAGGCACTGCAAAAGGAAGTCACCGCCCGGCACGAGGAGGTGGACCGCCTGGTTTTCATGTCCTGGGCGCAGGAGGCGCTGCGGCCCGTGCGCGAGGCTTATCCTGGCGCCAAGGTCCAGGCCCACCTGGACGCGGTGCTCGACCACATGGTCGAAAACCTGGACGAGTTGCGCACCCTGGGCAGGCCGGTGCAGGGACCCATGCCCGGCATGAGCTTCACGCCGCCGGCGGAGGCAGTGCTGCATCCCTACCAGGTGAATCTCATCGTGGACAACGCCGAGGTCAAGGGACAACCGGTGATCATCGAATCCTGGCCCACCTACCGCAACCTCTTCGGCTCCATCGAGCGCGTCACCGACCGCACCGGAACATGGCGCACGGACTTCACCAAGATCAAGGCCGGGGCTTTCGTCAAGGCCAACGGCGGCTTTCTGGTTCTGAACCTGATGGACGCCATCATGGAACCAGGCGTGTGGCAGACGCTCAAGCGCTCGCTCAAGACTGAGCTTATCGAGATCGAGACCTACGACCCTTACTATTTCTTCACGGCCACGGGGCTCAAGCCCGAGCCCATCCCCATGAAAGTCAAGGTGGTGGTCCTGGGCGAGCCGCGCCTGTATTGGCTGTTGCGCTACTACGATCCCGATACGGCCAAGATATTCAAGGTCCGCGCCGACTGGGAGACGAGCATGGACCGTAGCGACGAGTCCACTGCCAAGGTGGCCCGGTTCGTGCGCGCCCAGGCCGACAGGGAAAATCTGCTCCCCTTCACGGCGGCGGCCGTGGCCCGGGTAGTGGAAGAGGCCGTGCGCATGGCTGGCCGCCAGGAAAAGATATCCACGGCCTTCTCGCGCCTAGCCGACCTTTTGCTCGAAGCCGATCATTTCGCGCGGCGGGCGAACGCCCCGGCCGTGGACGCGAAACACGTGCACGAGGCCGTGGAAGCGCGGATCTATCGTCACAACCAGATCGAGGAACGCATCCAGGAGATGATCGACCGAGGCTCGATTTTCGTGGACGTGAGCGGCGCAGTCACGGCCCAGGTCAACGGGCTGGCCGTCTACTCCATGGGCGACTACGCCTTCGGCAAGCCTTCGCGCATCACGGCCGCCGTCTCCATGGGCAAGGAAGGCATCATCAACATCGAGCGCGAGGCCGAGATGTCCGGCCCCACGCACAACAAGGGCGTGTTCATCCTCTCGGGCTTCTTGCGCCGCACCTTCTCGCAGGACAAGCCGCTCTCGCTCGCGGCCTCCATCGCCTTCGAGCAGTCCTACGGCGGCGTGGACGGCGACTCGGCCTCATCGACAGAGTTGTACGCCCTGCTCTCGGCTCTCTCCGGCCTGCCCCTGCGCCAGGACGTGGCCGTGACCGGCTCGGTCAACCAGAAGGGCGAGGTCCAGCCCATCGGCGGTGTCAACGAGAAGATCGAGGGTTTCTACCTGTGCTGCAAGCGCAAGGGGCTCACGGGCACGCAAGGAGTGATGATCCCCAAGGCCAACGTCAAGGATCTGGTGCTCGCACCCGAGGTGGTCGAGGCCGTGGCCAAGGGCGAATTCCACGTTTTCGCCGTTGCCACGGTTCAGGAAGGCATCGAGTTGTTGACCGGACGCCCGGCGGGAGAGCGCGACGCGCAGGGCCGCTATTCCATGGATTCGGTCTTCGGCCTGGCGGATGCAACGCTCGCACGCCTGGCGGAGGGGCTGCGCGATTTCGCCGCCAAGGGGGAAGAGAACGGCGAGAAGCCAAAAAAGAAAGGGGCGGCTCGCGGGAAGAATGCCGATTAA